In the genome of Porphyrobacter sp. ULC335, one region contains:
- a CDS encoding tetratricopeptide repeat protein → MGLGEQAPKGGSSKAGWFLLGGALLLAAGSIGYNVYEGSGGDAASAVPGDGTATIEQLRAAAEASKDDAGPWSDLAFAYFQQGQFGEAATAYRRALAIAPDEAVLWSALGESLVLASERDPLPPEALQAFQKAVALDADDPRARYFLAAKKDIDKDHEGAIAAWLDLLADSPQGAPWEADLVRTIEQVGQMNAIDVAPRIAKAQAARKPALIAPGSGSVAGEAASSTLRGPSAADVAAAGAMKPSEQRQMAEGMVAQLEERLQKEPKNLDGWVMLMRSRMTLGEPAKAKAALDAAVKANPGSAADLRAQAAALGIS, encoded by the coding sequence ATGGGACTAGGGGAACAGGCGCCCAAGGGCGGATCATCAAAGGCGGGCTGGTTCCTGCTGGGCGGGGCATTGCTGCTGGCGGCAGGCTCGATCGGGTATAATGTCTACGAAGGTTCGGGGGGCGATGCCGCCTCTGCCGTGCCGGGTGATGGCACGGCCACGATCGAGCAATTGCGCGCCGCGGCCGAGGCGTCGAAGGACGATGCCGGGCCATGGAGCGACCTTGCCTTTGCCTATTTCCAGCAGGGCCAGTTCGGCGAGGCGGCCACCGCCTATCGCCGCGCGCTGGCTATCGCGCCGGACGAGGCGGTGCTGTGGTCGGCGCTGGGCGAAAGCCTGGTGCTGGCGAGCGAGCGCGACCCGCTCCCGCCCGAGGCTTTGCAGGCGTTCCAGAAGGCGGTTGCTCTCGACGCGGATGATCCGCGCGCGCGGTATTTCCTCGCGGCCAAGAAGGACATCGACAAGGACCACGAGGGCGCGATTGCCGCGTGGCTCGATCTGCTGGCCGACAGCCCGCAGGGCGCGCCGTGGGAGGCCGATCTGGTGCGCACGATCGAGCAGGTCGGGCAGATGAACGCAATCGATGTCGCCCCGCGCATTGCCAAGGCGCAAGCGGCCCGCAAGCCTGCACTGATCGCGCCCGGATCGGGCAGCGTCGCGGGGGAAGCAGCGTCCTCCACCCTGCGCGGGCCGAGCGCGGCTGACGTGGCCGCGGCGGGCGCGATGAAACCGTCAGAGCAGCGCCAGATGGCCGAAGGCATGGTCGCGCAGCTCGAAGAACGGCTTCAGAAGGAACCGAAGAACCTCGATGGCTGGGTGATGCTGATGCGCAGCCGCATGACGCTGGGCGAGCCCGCCAAGGCCAAGGCGGCGCTGGACGCGGCCGTGAAGGCCAATCCGGGCAGCGCGGCGGACTTGCGGGCGCAGGCGGCGGCGCTGGGGATCAGCTAG